In Pseudomonas saponiphila, the genomic stretch CTGTTGATGCCGCCGCCGGCCAGTACGTAGTGCCGGGCCTTGACCGTGACGGTACGCCCGGTGGGGGCGACGCAGCGGGCGTCCATGGCCTGGCACTGCAGGCCGCTGACCTTGTCGTCCTTGATCAGCAGGCGTTCGGCCCGGGCCAGGTACAGCAGTTCGCCGCCTTTCTCCAGGGTCGCCGGAATGGTGGTCACCAGCATCGACTGCTTGGCGTTGGTCGGGCAGCCCAGGCCGCAATAGCCCAGGTTCCAGCAACCACGGACGTTGCGCGGAATCACGTGCCAGCTGTAGCCCAGGGCTTCGCAGCCCTTGCGGATTACGTCGTTGTTGGCGTTGGGCGGCATGACCCAGGGCGCGACGCCCAGGCGCTGCTCCATCTTCTCGAACCAGGGCGCCATTTCGGCCGAGCTGTGGCCCACCACTCCGTGTTCCCGGGCCCAGTGTTCCAGGGTCGGGTCCGGGGTGCGAAAGCTCGATGTCCAGTTGATCAGGGTTGTGCCGCCCACGGCGCGGCCCTGGAGGATGGTTATGGCGCCGTCCTTGCTCATGCGCCCGATGCCTTCCTGATAGAGGCTGGTGTAGGCCTGGTCTTCGAGCATCTTGAAGTCGTCGCTGGTCTTGAGCGGGCCTTCCTCGATCAGCAGCACCTTGTAGCCGGCGGCGCTGAGGATTTCGGCGGTGGTGCCGCCACCGGCGCCGCTGCCGATGATGGCGACATCGGCTTCCAGGGTCAGGTCCTGCTCCAGCTGCGAGCCGTTGTAGGTTTTCCAGCCACGGTTCAGGCCTTCGCGGAACAGATCAGGTACAGGCATATCGGATGCTCTCTTATTATTGAAGGCTCGATGCAGCGCCACTG encodes the following:
- a CDS encoding GMC family oxidoreductase, whose product is MPVPDLFREGLNRGWKTYNGSQLEQDLTLEADVAIIGSGAGGGTTAEILSAAGYKVLLIEEGPLKTSDDFKMLEDQAYTSLYQEGIGRMSKDGAITILQGRAVGGTTLINWTSSFRTPDPTLEHWAREHGVVGHSSAEMAPWFEKMEQRLGVAPWVMPPNANNDVIRKGCEALGYSWHVIPRNVRGCWNLGYCGLGCPTNAKQSMLVTTIPATLEKGGELLYLARAERLLIKDDKVSGLQCQAMDARCVAPTGRTVTVKARHYVLAGGGINSPALLLRSDAPDPHSRLGKRTFLHLVNFSAGQFDEVINPFYGAPQSIYSDHFQWQDGTTGKMSYKLEVPPLQPALASTLLGGFGPQSGLSMEQLPHTHAMLALLRDGFHPDSTGGNVELRGDGTPVLDYQVSPYAWDGLRRAFHSMAEIQFAGGAKAVKPLHSDARFAKSLNEVRAQIDGLDLALYRTRLGSAHVMGGCAMGEDPKIAVADSLGRHHQLHNLSIHDGSLFPTSIGANPQLSVYGLTAQLATALAQRLKTA